In Paracoccus aerodenitrificans, the following are encoded in one genomic region:
- the lipB gene encoding lipoyl(octanoyl) transferase LipB, translated as MSQPQPKFSSDSPEWVIAPGLTPYAESVAAMEDHVAQMHSGNAPERIWLVEHPALYTAGTSAKASDLLDARFPVHETGRGGQYTYHGPGQRIVYTMLDLNRRGRDVRGFVKSLEGWVIGTLAGFGITGEVRDGRVGVWVPRPEKPPLPDGSMREDKIAAIGIKLRRWISFHGISINVEPDLSHYGGIVPCGISGHGVTSLVDLGLPVSMEDLDTALKTSFPRHFGAGTGF; from the coding sequence ATGTCCCAGCCACAGCCGAAATTTTCCTCTGACAGTCCCGAATGGGTGATCGCTCCGGGCCTGACGCCTTACGCGGAATCCGTCGCCGCGATGGAGGATCACGTCGCGCAGATGCATTCCGGCAACGCGCCCGAGCGGATCTGGCTGGTCGAGCATCCGGCGCTTTATACGGCGGGGACCTCGGCCAAAGCCTCCGATCTGCTGGATGCGCGGTTTCCGGTGCATGAGACCGGGCGCGGCGGGCAGTATACCTATCACGGGCCGGGGCAGCGTATCGTCTATACGATGCTGGACCTGAACCGGCGCGGGCGCGATGTGCGGGGATTCGTCAAATCTCTGGAAGGCTGGGTGATCGGGACACTGGCCGGGTTCGGCATTACCGGCGAGGTCCGCGACGGGCGGGTCGGGGTCTGGGTGCCGCGCCCGGAAAAGCCGCCTCTGCCCGACGGGTCCATGCGCGAGGACAAGATCGCCGCGATCGGCATCAAGCTGCGCCGCTGGATCAGCTTTCACGGCATTTCGATCAATGTTGAGCCGGATCTGTCCCATTATGGCGGTATCGTGCCCTGCGGAATCAGCGGGCATGGAGTCACCAGCCTTGTCGATCTAGGCCTGCCCGTCTCGATGGAGGATCTGGACACAGCTCTTAAAACCAGCTTTCCGCGGCATTTTGGCGCAGGGACGGGGTTTTGA
- a CDS encoding GatB/YqeY domain-containing protein yields the protein MDLRTKIQTATKDAMKAKDTLRLSTLRLISAAIKDREIAARTGAGEGEALSDADLIAIMSKMVKQRQESARSYEEGGRLELAEKENAEIEVIEEFLPRRMSEDETLAAIDAVIAELDANSVRDMGRVMAGLKSRYSGQMDFGAVGQQVKEKLL from the coding sequence ATGGATCTGAGAACGAAAATCCAGACCGCCACCAAGGATGCGATGAAGGCGAAGGACACGCTGCGTCTGTCGACGTTGCGGCTGATTTCGGCTGCGATCAAGGATCGCGAGATCGCGGCGCGTACCGGCGCCGGCGAAGGCGAGGCGCTGAGCGACGCCGATCTGATTGCGATCATGTCCAAGATGGTCAAGCAACGTCAGGAATCCGCCCGCAGCTATGAAGAGGGCGGACGGCTGGAGCTGGCCGAAAAGGAAAACGCCGAAATCGAGGTGATCGAGGAATTCCTGCCCCGCCGCATGTCCGAGGATGAGACGCTTGCCGCCATCGATGCAGTGATCGCCGAGCTTGACGCAAACTCGGTCCGCGATATGGGCCGCGTTATGGCAGGGCTGAAATCCCGCTATTCCGGCCAGATGGATTTCGGAGCGGTCGGTCAGCAGGTCAAGGAAAAGCTGCTCTGA
- a CDS encoding c-type cytochrome → MKTSLIATLSVLTLAVPAFAQEGDPAAGEKEFNKCKACHMIQDDAGEDIVRGGRTGPNLYNIVGRKFAAIEDFRYGDGILKLAENNPEAVWDIHSLEAYVTDPTAYLDQHSGDENARSKMTFKLNRNQADLVAFLLSVSPDAPAQPAEGDGSPQAPAQ, encoded by the coding sequence ATGAAGACCAGCCTGATTGCTACGCTCTCCGTGCTGACCCTTGCCGTGCCGGCATTCGCTCAGGAGGGCGACCCCGCCGCCGGTGAAAAAGAATTCAACAAATGCAAAGCCTGCCACATGATCCAGGACGATGCCGGTGAGGATATCGTCCGGGGTGGCCGGACGGGTCCGAATCTTTACAATATCGTTGGACGCAAATTCGCCGCCATCGAGGATTTCAGATATGGCGACGGCATCCTGAAACTGGCTGAAAATAATCCCGAAGCGGTGTGGGATATCCATTCCCTTGAGGCCTATGTCACTGATCCGACCGCTTATCTGGATCAGCATTCCGGCGACGAGAACGCCCGTTCGAAAATGACCTTCAAGCTGAACCGGAATCAGGCCGATCTGGTCGCGTTCCTTCTGTCGGTCTCTCCGGACGCGCCCGCTCAGCCCGCCGAGGGCGACGGATCGCCTCAGGCACCGGCCCAGTAA
- a CDS encoding ABC transporter ATP-binding protein yields MTTRTSDGDFVVFDHVQKSYDGQILVVKDLNLSIGKGEFLTMLGPSGSGKTTCLMMLAGFETATHGEIRLDGRNINMVPPHKRGIGMVFQNYALFPHMTVGENLAFPLEVRGMGKAERSDRIARALDMVQMGAFANRRPAQLSGGQQQRIALARALVFDPQLVLMDEPLGALDKQLREHMQFEIKELHERLGITVVYVTHDQSEALTMSDRIAVFNDGRIQQLARPADLYERPENSFVAGFIGENNALGGTISSLDGDKATVRLSNGELIDATAVNIREVGQPTTVSIRPERVEFKPEMMAPDAHTVDAEVAEVIYMGDILRARLKVAGQDDFVMKFRNTLGQTQLSPGEHIRVGWHPQDARALDPV; encoded by the coding sequence TTGACGACCAGGACCAGTGACGGCGATTTTGTCGTCTTCGATCATGTCCAGAAAAGCTATGACGGGCAGATACTTGTCGTCAAAGATCTGAATCTTTCCATCGGCAAGGGTGAGTTTCTGACCATGCTGGGTCCTTCGGGTTCCGGCAAAACCACCTGCCTGATGATGCTGGCCGGGTTCGAAACTGCGACACATGGCGAGATCAGGCTGGACGGACGCAATATCAATATGGTCCCGCCGCATAAGCGCGGTATTGGTATGGTGTTTCAGAACTATGCCCTGTTTCCTCATATGACCGTCGGCGAAAACCTGGCCTTCCCGCTTGAGGTGCGGGGCATGGGCAAGGCCGAGCGCAGCGACAGGATCGCACGGGCGCTGGATATGGTGCAGATGGGAGCCTTCGCCAATCGCCGCCCGGCACAGCTTTCCGGCGGCCAGCAACAGCGCATCGCGCTTGCACGCGCGCTTGTCTTCGATCCGCAGCTTGTGCTGATGGATGAGCCTCTGGGCGCTTTGGACAAGCAGTTGCGCGAACATATGCAGTTCGAGATCAAGGAGCTGCATGAACGGCTTGGTATCACGGTGGTTTATGTCACCCATGACCAGTCCGAGGCACTGACCATGTCGGACCGCATCGCTGTTTTTAATGATGGCCGCATTCAGCAGCTTGCCCGTCCTGCAGATCTGTATGAGCGCCCGGAAAACAGTTTCGTCGCCGGGTTTATTGGAGAAAACAACGCGCTTGGCGGCACCATTTCATCGCTTGACGGCGATAAGGCAACCGTCCGCCTGTCCAATGGTGAGCTGATAGACGCAACGGCGGTCAATATCCGCGAGGTCGGTCAGCCGACAACGGTCTCAATCCGCCCCGAACGGGTCGAGTTCAAGCCCGAGATGATGGCTCCCGATGCGCATACCGTGGATGCCGAGGTGGCCGAGGTTATCTATATGGGGGACATTCTGCGAGCACGGCTCAAGGTCGCCGGGCAGGATGATTTCGTGATGAAATTCCGTAATACGCTGGGTCAGACGCAGCTTTCTCCTGGCGAACATATCCGCGTCGGCTGGCATCCTCAGGATGCACGGGCGCTCGATCCGGTCTGA
- the carA gene encoding glutamine-hydrolyzing carbamoyl-phosphate synthase small subunit translates to MTAQAAKPTACLALADGTIFMGQGFGASGEVVAELVFNTAMTGYQEIMTDPSYASQVVTFTFPHIGNTGVTEQDNESADPVASGIVVKWDPTEPSNWRATSDLQDWMRKRGRIGIGGVDTRRLTRAIRQQGSPHVVLAHDPEGNFDIQKLIERAKSWQGLVGMDLAKEVSTRQSYRWEEGLWEWPGEFAAQGEDRPFKVVALDYGAKRNILRSLVASGADVTVLPATATAEEVLAHEPEGVFLSNGPGDPAATGEYAVPMIRELLDRDLPIFGICLGHQMLALALGAKTVKMGHGHHGANHPVRDVDTGKVEITSMNHGFAVDAQTLPPGVRETHISLFDGSNCGLAVADKPVFSVQYHPEASPGPQDSAYLFQRFSASMRERRGG, encoded by the coding sequence ATGACCGCGCAAGCCGCGAAACCGACCGCCTGCCTGGCCCTTGCAGACGGCACAATCTTTATGGGTCAGGGATTCGGGGCAAGCGGCGAAGTTGTCGCGGAACTGGTCTTCAACACCGCGATGACAGGCTATCAGGAAATCATGACCGATCCCAGCTATGCCAGTCAGGTCGTGACCTTCACCTTCCCGCATATCGGCAATACCGGCGTGACGGAACAGGACAATGAAAGCGCCGATCCGGTCGCAAGCGGGATCGTGGTGAAATGGGACCCGACCGAGCCGTCGAACTGGCGGGCGACCTCGGATCTGCAGGACTGGATGCGCAAGCGCGGGCGGATCGGCATTGGCGGGGTCGATACGCGCCGTCTGACACGGGCGATTCGCCAGCAGGGCAGCCCTCATGTGGTTTTGGCCCATGACCCCGAGGGGAATTTCGACATCCAGAAGCTGATCGAACGCGCAAAATCCTGGCAGGGTCTGGTCGGAATGGACCTGGCGAAAGAGGTCTCGACCCGGCAGAGCTATCGCTGGGAAGAAGGGCTTTGGGAATGGCCCGGCGAGTTCGCCGCTCAGGGCGAAGACCGGCCTTTCAAGGTTGTCGCCCTCGATTACGGCGCGAAGCGGAATATCCTGCGGTCTCTGGTCGCCTCCGGAGCGGATGTCACCGTCCTGCCCGCGACCGCAACCGCTGAAGAAGTGCTGGCGCATGAACCCGAAGGTGTGTTCCTGTCAAACGGTCCGGGCGATCCGGCAGCGACGGGCGAATATGCGGTGCCGATGATCCGGGAACTTCTTGACCGCGATCTGCCGATTTTCGGTATTTGCCTGGGTCACCAGATGCTGGCTCTGGCACTTGGCGCGAAGACCGTCAAAATGGGTCACGGACATCACGGCGCGAACCATCCGGTGCGCGATGTGGATACCGGCAAGGTCGAGATCACCTCGATGAATCACGGCTTCGCCGTCGATGCCCAGACTTTGCCGCCGGGTGTGCGCGAAACCCATATCAGCCTTTTCGATGGCTCGAATTGCGGTTTGGCCGTGGCCGACAAGCCGGTATTTTCGGTTCAATACCACCCCGAGGCAAGCCCGGGGCCGCAGGACTCGGCCTATCTGTTCCAGCGATTCTCGGCTTCGATGCGCGAACGCCGTGGCGGCTGA
- a CDS encoding DUF2244 domain-containing protein, which translates to MPYEWHDEGEARILRAWPHRSLPRQGFVWFISVTAVLLAFPLMAVLGSAVLWGLLPFLLAAIAAVWFAISHSYRSGTTQEILTLTPQRIAVTRSDPGRPERNWSANPYWIHATLRPGPVENYLVLTGDHESGREVEFGSFLTPEERDALQLEISKAIAKLRR; encoded by the coding sequence ATGCCCTATGAATGGCACGATGAGGGTGAGGCGCGTATTCTGCGAGCATGGCCGCATCGCTCACTGCCGCGGCAGGGGTTTGTGTGGTTCATCAGCGTGACCGCTGTGCTACTGGCGTTTCCGCTGATGGCGGTTCTGGGCAGCGCAGTGCTTTGGGGGCTTCTGCCATTCCTGCTGGCGGCGATTGCGGCTGTGTGGTTCGCCATTTCCCACAGCTATCGCAGCGGCACCACGCAAGAGATCCTGACACTGACTCCGCAGCGCATTGCGGTAACCCGCTCTGACCCCGGCAGGCCCGAACGCAACTGGTCCGCCAACCCTTACTGGATCCACGCCACATTAAGACCCGGGCCGGTCGAGAATTACCTTGTCCTGACCGGAGACCACGAATCGGGCCGTGAGGTTGAGTTCGGTTCCTTCCTGACGCCAGAGGAACGCGACGCCCTGCAACTGGAAATCAGCAAGGCAATCGCGAAGCTGCGGCGCTGA
- a CDS encoding ABC transporter substrate-binding protein: MKKTLILTTALCGMAFGASAQEVNLLSWGGAYGNSHLEAYAKPFEAETGVKVTIADADNPATPIKAMVEAGNVTADVASVEYADAVRLCDEGLLEEIDPSVLVAAEDGTGAMDDYIEGGVTDCFVGTDVYSMVMVYDDSKFADAKPSTPADFFDTEQFPGQRTMRKGAKFNLEFALMADGVPADEVYDLLETPEGVDRAFAKLDTIKDNVIWWEAGAQPPQLLADGEVSMAYAFNGRIFDAVMNDDKPFNIVWDGQIYEMEGWVIPQGAPNMDEALQFIAFSTAPANQARAAEFISYGPPRKSAAAIVGNIEGTEEPMGPHLPTTEANMGNALGSNLDFWVDYDSELNERFNAWLAG, from the coding sequence ATGAAAAAGACCCTGATCCTAACCACCGCTCTGTGCGGCATGGCCTTCGGCGCTTCGGCGCAAGAGGTCAATCTTCTGTCCTGGGGCGGTGCCTATGGCAACTCGCATCTGGAGGCTTACGCCAAGCCGTTCGAGGCTGAAACCGGCGTCAAGGTGACGATCGCCGATGCAGACAACCCCGCCACGCCGATCAAGGCGATGGTCGAGGCGGGCAATGTGACCGCCGATGTCGCCTCGGTCGAATATGCCGATGCGGTTCGGCTGTGCGACGAAGGCCTGCTGGAAGAAATCGACCCGTCCGTGCTGGTTGCCGCCGAGGACGGAACCGGCGCGATGGATGACTATATCGAAGGCGGCGTGACTGACTGCTTCGTCGGTACGGATGTCTATTCGATGGTCATGGTGTATGACGATTCGAAATTTGCCGACGCCAAGCCCTCGACCCCAGCCGATTTCTTCGACACCGAGCAATTCCCGGGTCAGCGCACCATGCGCAAGGGTGCCAAGTTCAATCTTGAATTCGCCCTGATGGCGGATGGCGTGCCTGCGGATGAGGTCTATGATCTGCTTGAGACGCCGGAAGGTGTGGATCGCGCCTTCGCCAAGCTGGATACGATCAAGGATAATGTCATCTGGTGGGAGGCGGGCGCACAGCCGCCGCAGCTTCTGGCGGATGGCGAAGTGTCGATGGCCTATGCGTTCAACGGCCGGATCTTCGACGCGGTGATGAATGACGATAAACCGTTCAACATCGTCTGGGACGGCCAGATCTACGAGATGGAAGGCTGGGTCATTCCGCAGGGTGCACCCAATATGGACGAGGCGCTTCAGTTCATCGCCTTCTCGACCGCGCCCGCCAATCAGGCCCGCGCTGCTGAATTCATCAGCTATGGGCCGCCGCGCAAATCGGCTGCCGCGATTGTCGGGAATATCGAAGGCACCGAAGAGCCGATGGGTCCGCATCTGCCCACCACCGAGGCGAATATGGGCAATGCGCTCGGGTCCAATCTCGACTTCTGGGTCGACTACGACTCAGAGCTGAATGAGCGTTTCAACGCCTGGCTTGCAGGCTGA
- a CDS encoding bleomycin resistance protein, with protein sequence MPTPLVPELNVTDFDVSHRFYCELLGWQVLYDRPEDGFAMLELGGAKLMIDALRIGRNFDATLTPDDRPFGRGMNLEIELPDIQPPLDALSAAGYPLHLAPEEKWYRAGAEELGQRQFIVADPDGYLLRFCQSLGKRPCGGANAL encoded by the coding sequence ATGCCGACGCCGCTTGTGCCGGAACTGAACGTGACCGATTTCGACGTCTCGCACCGTTTCTATTGCGAACTTCTGGGCTGGCAGGTGCTGTATGACCGACCCGAGGACGGTTTCGCCATGCTGGAACTGGGGGGCGCGAAGCTGATGATCGACGCGCTGCGGATCGGGCGGAATTTCGACGCGACCCTGACGCCGGATGATCGGCCTTTCGGTCGTGGCATGAATCTGGAAATAGAATTGCCCGATATTCAGCCCCCGCTTGACGCGCTTTCCGCCGCCGGATATCCGCTGCATCTCGCGCCAGAAGAAAAATGGTATCGCGCCGGGGCCGAGGAACTCGGTCAGCGCCAGTTTATCGTGGCCGATCCCGACGGATATCTACTGCGTTTCTGCCAGAGCCTTGGGAAGCGGCCCTGTGGTGGCGCGAATGCCCTATGA
- a CDS encoding glycosyltransferase family 2 protein: MNATLPGYRDPVPLRPGHLAPDRIENLPQPPTLRQPPLGSLLLEDGAVTHGNLLKAIVLQRRQNASLQQILLSQGWVSEDHLTRALTRQWRTTCIDPVACPPDARLVDRLGPDFCLKHGVLPWRYVGGVTFIATSRPGEFEQIRSQFPPGLGAVRMLLSSESHIHEAVMKLRSAAMIRKAEYSVAASDSCRGKRRRMVAICAWLAGSLTVGTAFFAPLTLFAIVGMWSILTLLTNLVLKLAALQSMLRQWAQDRSEKASLASCAKTSREMNDSLPVISVMVPLFHESDIAEKLVSRLTLLEYPRELTDILLVVEESDPVTRAALEEVELPGWIRVVSVPKGQVQTKPRALNYALQFCRGDIVGIWDAEDRPDRDQLHKIARGFAFAEPDVACLQGRLDYFNPKSNWLARCFTIEYASWFRVNLPGIARLGLVVPLGGTTVFLRRDVLEQLGGWDAWNVTEDADLGVRLARNGWRTKLIDTTTDEEANCRVLPWVRQRSRWLKGYAMTWSVHMRNPRLLWNELGPSRFLAFQVQFLATLSQYLLAPVLWSFWLLTLGLQTGFTSPLSGLFPDHALTAIVMLFVASELASVAMGLWAVRGKKHRHLLPWIPLMHLYFPLGCLAAWKAIYEVVTNPFYWDKTRHGIFDESADPQNDAEDESPITHVPLLGDLGAEMCVSERNAKMGGTSTPTFRTEGTEVTEAQTAGSITPRKILSG; this comes from the coding sequence ATGAATGCCACCCTTCCCGGATATCGCGATCCGGTCCCTTTGCGGCCCGGTCATCTCGCGCCGGATCGCATCGAAAACCTGCCGCAGCCGCCGACGCTCAGGCAGCCCCCTTTGGGCAGCCTGCTGCTGGAGGACGGCGCAGTAACGCATGGCAATCTGCTGAAGGCAATTGTACTGCAACGCCGCCAAAACGCCTCGCTTCAGCAGATCCTGCTGTCGCAGGGGTGGGTCAGCGAAGACCATCTGACCCGCGCCCTGACGCGCCAGTGGCGAACGACCTGCATCGATCCCGTCGCCTGCCCGCCTGATGCGCGTCTGGTGGACAGGCTGGGACCCGATTTCTGCCTGAAACATGGCGTGCTGCCCTGGCGGTATGTCGGCGGCGTCACCTTCATCGCCACCTCCCGCCCCGGGGAATTTGAACAGATCCGCTCACAATTTCCGCCGGGGCTTGGGGCCGTCAGAATGCTGCTGAGTTCGGAAAGCCATATCCACGAGGCAGTCATGAAACTGCGCTCGGCAGCAATGATCCGAAAGGCGGAATACAGCGTCGCGGCAAGCGACAGTTGCCGGGGCAAGCGGCGCAGAATGGTTGCGATCTGCGCATGGCTGGCCGGGTCGCTGACTGTCGGCACCGCATTTTTCGCGCCGCTGACGCTGTTTGCCATCGTAGGGATGTGGAGCATCCTGACGCTTCTGACGAATCTGGTTCTGAAATTGGCGGCATTGCAGTCCATGCTCCGGCAATGGGCGCAGGATCGTTCGGAAAAGGCTTCGCTTGCCTCATGCGCAAAAACATCACGGGAGATGAACGATTCTCTGCCTGTCATCTCGGTGATGGTGCCCTTGTTCCATGAAAGCGATATTGCGGAAAAACTGGTCAGCCGTCTGACGCTGCTGGAATATCCCCGGGAACTGACCGACATCCTGCTGGTGGTCGAAGAAAGCGACCCGGTGACCCGCGCGGCACTGGAAGAGGTCGAACTGCCCGGATGGATCCGCGTTGTCTCGGTTCCGAAGGGGCAGGTCCAGACGAAGCCACGGGCGTTGAACTATGCCCTGCAGTTCTGCCGAGGCGACATCGTCGGGATCTGGGACGCCGAGGACCGCCCGGATCGCGATCAGCTTCACAAGATTGCCCGGGGTTTCGCCTTCGCCGAGCCGGATGTGGCCTGTCTTCAGGGTCGGCTGGATTATTTCAACCCCAAAAGCAACTGGCTGGCGCGATGCTTCACCATCGAATACGCAAGCTGGTTCCGCGTCAATCTTCCGGGCATTGCGCGTCTTGGGCTTGTTGTGCCGCTTGGCGGAACCACGGTTTTCCTGCGCCGCGACGTGCTGGAGCAACTCGGAGGCTGGGATGCCTGGAATGTGACAGAGGACGCGGATCTCGGGGTGCGTCTTGCCCGGAATGGCTGGCGGACAAAACTGATCGACACCACCACAGATGAAGAGGCGAATTGCCGCGTGCTTCCGTGGGTCAGGCAAAGATCCCGTTGGCTCAAGGGTTACGCGATGACCTGGTCGGTCCATATGCGAAATCCCCGCTTGCTGTGGAATGAACTTGGTCCCTCCCGGTTTCTGGCGTTTCAGGTCCAGTTCCTCGCCACATTATCCCAATATCTGCTGGCACCGGTTCTGTGGAGTTTCTGGCTGCTGACCCTAGGCTTGCAAACTGGCTTCACATCGCCACTTTCCGGGCTGTTCCCCGATCATGCACTGACCGCGATCGTGATGCTTTTCGTGGCGTCAGAGCTGGCTTCGGTTGCGATGGGTCTCTGGGCCGTCCGGGGAAAGAAGCACCGGCATCTTTTGCCCTGGATCCCTCTGATGCATCTGTATTTCCCGCTTGGCTGTCTGGCGGCATGGAAAGCGATTTATGAGGTCGTCACCAACCCGTTTTACTGGGACAAGACGCGACACGGCATTTTCGATGAGAGTGCTGACCCTCAGAATGATGCGGAGGACGAATCCCCGATCACTCATGTGCCGCTGCTTGGCGATCTTGGGGCAGAGATGTGCGTCAGCGAGCGGAATGCGAAAATGGGCGGCACCTCAACGCCGACATTCCGAACCGAGGGTACGGAGGTAACGGAAGCTCAGACAGCCGGGTCAATAACGCCTCGGAAAATCCTGTCAGGTTAG
- a CDS encoding cytochrome b, which yields MDSPARYGSVTRFFHWTIAVLILWQLASMAVKLWLGRESGLAQFMVGSHASVGFVIFILVWTRLVWALFNLGHRPSHEPGLIGTAAKAGHAVLYLLMLFIPTVAVMRAFGSDRAFTVFGIQLYGGRPEGQEVEALTGAANFHGEAGWLLAVLLVGHVVMAVYHSAVMRDGTMGKMAGAR from the coding sequence ATGGATAGCCCCGCCCGTTACGGTTCCGTAACCCGTTTCTTTCACTGGACGATTGCCGTCCTGATTCTCTGGCAATTGGCCAGCATGGCCGTGAAGCTCTGGCTGGGTCGCGAATCCGGTCTGGCGCAGTTCATGGTCGGCTCTCATGCAAGTGTCGGTTTCGTTATCTTCATCCTCGTCTGGACTCGTCTTGTCTGGGCGCTGTTCAATCTGGGTCACCGCCCCTCGCATGAACCCGGCCTGATCGGCACGGCCGCAAAGGCCGGTCACGCCGTGCTGTATCTGTTGATGCTGTTCATCCCGACCGTTGCGGTGATGCGTGCCTTTGGCAGCGACCGGGCCTTTACGGTGTTCGGCATTCAGCTTTACGGTGGCCGTCCAGAGGGGCAGGAGGTCGAGGCCCTGACCGGCGCGGCCAATTTCCACGGTGAGGCTGGCTGGCTGCTGGCCGTTTTGCTGGTCGGTCATGTCGTCATGGCGGTTTACCATAGTGCGGTCATGCGGGATGGCACGATGGGCAAAATGGCCGGGGCGAGATAA
- the ctaD gene encoding cytochrome c oxidase subunit I has product MADAAVHESGGHHDERGFFTRWFMSTNHKDIGILYLFTAGVVGLISVCFTVYMRMELQFPGVQYMCLEGARLFPSSAECTPNGHLWNVMITYHGVLMMFFVVIPALFGGFGNFFMPLQIGAPDMAFPRLNNLSYWLYVCGVALGVASLLSPGGNSQAGSGVGWVLYPPLSTTEGGYSMDLAIFAVHVSGASSILGAINIITTFLNMRAPGMTLFKVPLFAWSVFITAWLILLSLPVLAGAITMLLMDRNFGTNFFNPAGGGDPILYQHILWFFGHPEVYIIILPGFGIISHVIATFSRKPIFGYLPMVLAMAAIGILGFVVWAHHMYTVGMSLTQQSYFMLATMTIAVPTGIKVFSWIATMWGGSIEFKTPMLWAFGFLFLFTVGGVTGVVLSQAPLDRVYHDTYYVVAHFHYVMSLGAVFAIFAGIYFWIGKMSGRQYPEWAGKVHFWAMFIGSNLIFFPQHFLGRQGMPRRYIDYPEAFAFWNNISSIGAYISFASFLFFIGVVFYTLFRGERVTENNYWNEYADTLEWTLPSPPPEHTFEQLPKREDWDHGHAH; this is encoded by the coding sequence ATGGCCGATGCAGCCGTTCACGAATCCGGCGGACATCATGACGAACGGGGATTCTTCACCCGTTGGTTCATGTCCACCAACCACAAGGATATCGGTATCCTTTATCTGTTCACGGCTGGCGTCGTCGGCCTGATCTCGGTCTGTTTCACCGTCTATATGCGGATGGAGCTTCAGTTTCCGGGCGTGCAGTATATGTGCCTCGAAGGCGCAAGACTGTTCCCGAGTTCGGCGGAATGTACCCCGAACGGCCATCTGTGGAACGTGATGATCACCTATCACGGCGTTCTGATGATGTTCTTCGTGGTGATTCCGGCATTGTTCGGCGGGTTCGGCAACTTCTTCATGCCGCTGCAGATCGGTGCGCCGGACATGGCGTTTCCGCGTCTGAACAACCTGTCCTACTGGCTGTATGTCTGCGGTGTGGCGCTTGGTGTCGCCTCGCTTCTGTCGCCGGGCGGTAATTCTCAGGCCGGGTCAGGGGTTGGCTGGGTACTGTATCCGCCGCTTTCGACGACCGAGGGCGGGTATTCGATGGATCTGGCGATTTTCGCGGTCCACGTCTCGGGTGCCTCGTCGATTCTGGGTGCGATCAATATCATCACCACCTTCCTGAACATGCGCGCCCCCGGCATGACGCTGTTCAAGGTGCCGCTGTTTGCATGGTCGGTCTTCATCACCGCCTGGCTGATCCTGCTGTCCCTGCCGGTTCTGGCGGGCGCGATCACCATGCTGCTGATGGACCGCAATTTCGGGACGAACTTCTTCAATCCGGCTGGCGGCGGTGACCCGATTCTCTATCAGCACATCCTGTGGTTCTTCGGCCACCCGGAAGTGTATATCATCATCCTGCCCGGCTTTGGCATCATCAGCCATGTCATCGCGACCTTCTCGCGCAAGCCGATCTTCGGTTACCTGCCGATGGTGCTGGCAATGGCGGCAATCGGGATCCTCGGCTTCGTCGTCTGGGCGCACCACATGTACACCGTTGGTATGTCGCTGACCCAGCAGAGCTATTTCATGCTGGCGACCATGACCATCGCCGTGCCGACCGGCATCAAGGTGTTCTCGTGGATCGCGACCATGTGGGGCGGCTCGATCGAGTTCAAGACGCCGATGCTTTGGGCTTTCGGCTTCCTGTTCCTGTTCACCGTCGGCGGCGTGACCGGCGTGGTGCTGTCGCAGGCTCCGCTGGACCGGGTCTATCACGACACTTATTACGTCGTGGCGCATTTCCACTATGTGATGTCGCTTGGTGCGGTCTTCGCCATCTTCGCCGGGATCTATTTCTGGATCGGCAAGATGAGCGGGCGTCAATATCCCGAATGGGCCGGCAAGGTTCATTTCTGGGCGATGTTCATCGGCTCGAACCTGATCTTCTTCCCCCAGCACTTCCTGGGCCGTCAGGGCATGCCGCGCCGCTATATCGACTATCCCGAGGCGTTTGCCTTCTGGAACAATATCTCGTCAATCGGGGCTTATATTTCCTTCGCGTCCTTCCTGTTCTTCATCGGGGTCGTTTTCTACACGCTGTTCCGCGGTGAGCGCGTGACCGAGAACAACTACTGGAACGAATACGCGGACACGCTGGAATGGACCCTGCCCTCGCCGCCGCCCGAACATACGTTCGAGCAGTTGCCGAAGCGCGAGGACTGGGATCACGGCCACGCCCATTAA